The Pannonibacter sp. XCT-53 genome includes a region encoding these proteins:
- a CDS encoding alpha-D-ribose 1-methylphosphonate 5-triphosphate diphosphatase translates to MTEMTHSFRNARLVLPDEVIEGSLDTRAGLISGIATGPSAHGHDCEGDYLIPGLVELHTDHLEVHYAPRPKVRWNPVSSVQAHDAQIACAGITTVFDALRIGMDEDADLQAADMRLLADAIETAQAENRLRADHFIHLRCEVSAPDVMEGFEIFGHDPRVKLISLMDHTPGQRQFVSLDAYKLYYKSKKGFTDEQMAEFIEKRRARADDIAPRNRKLLSVIAAEHGIIIASHDDATVAHVDEAISLNTRIAEFPTTLEAARASHAAGMGVLMGGPNVVRGGSHSGNISARALAEDGCLDILSSDYVPVSLLQAAFQLADEIDSLTLPRAITMVTSTPADMAGLHDRGRLVEGRRADLVQVRMVGSVPVVRGVWREGRRVA, encoded by the coding sequence ATGACCGAGATGACCCACAGCTTCCGCAACGCCCGCCTCGTGCTTCCCGACGAGGTGATCGAGGGCAGCCTCGACACCCGTGCCGGCCTGATCTCCGGGATCGCCACCGGCCCCTCTGCCCATGGCCATGACTGCGAGGGCGACTATCTCATCCCCGGCCTGGTCGAGCTGCACACGGACCACCTTGAGGTGCACTACGCCCCGCGTCCGAAGGTGCGCTGGAACCCGGTCTCCTCCGTGCAGGCCCATGACGCCCAGATCGCCTGCGCCGGCATCACCACCGTGTTCGATGCCCTGCGCATCGGCATGGACGAGGACGCGGACCTGCAGGCGGCCGACATGCGTCTGCTGGCTGATGCGATCGAGACCGCCCAGGCCGAGAACCGCCTGCGTGCCGATCACTTCATCCACCTGCGCTGCGAAGTGTCCGCGCCGGACGTGATGGAAGGTTTCGAGATCTTCGGCCACGACCCGCGCGTCAAGCTGATCTCGCTGATGGACCACACGCCGGGCCAGCGCCAGTTCGTCTCCCTCGACGCCTACAAGCTCTACTACAAGTCCAAGAAGGGCTTCACCGACGAGCAGATGGCCGAGTTCATCGAGAAGCGCCGCGCCCGTGCCGATGACATCGCTCCGCGCAACCGCAAGCTCCTGTCGGTCATTGCCGCCGAGCACGGGATCATCATCGCCAGCCATGACGACGCCACGGTGGCGCATGTGGACGAGGCGATCAGCCTCAACACCCGCATCGCCGAATTCCCGACCACCCTGGAAGCGGCCCGCGCCTCCCATGCGGCCGGCATGGGCGTGCTGATGGGCGGCCCGAACGTGGTGCGTGGCGGCTCCCATTCGGGCAACATCTCTGCCCGGGCCCTTGCCGAGGACGGCTGCCTCGACATCCTGTCGTCGGACTATGTGCCGGTGTCGCTGCTGCAGGCGGCATTCCAGCTCGCCGACGAGATCGACAGCCTGACGCTGCCGAGGGCCATCACCATGGTCACCTCGACCCCGGCGGACATGGCCGGCCTGCACGATCGCGGCCGCCTCGTCGAGGGCCGGCGCGCCGATCTGGTGCAGGTGCGCATGGTCGGGTCCGTGCCGGTGGTGCGTGGCGTCTGGCGCGAAGGCCGCCGCGTCGCCTGA
- the phnN gene encoding phosphonate metabolism protein/1,5-bisphosphokinase (PRPP-forming) PhnN has translation MTDIAAMDSLETGRRAPVGPGRLILVVGPSGAGKDTLMNALRADLSADPRFVFTRRLITRAADGATEDHDVIDRAEYDRRCACGEVALAWEAHGLGYILPPSVDTAVRQGLTVIANGARRALPLAQAKYAHVRVLLITAPREILAERLAARGRETREQIEARLDQADLDMPGIDGLIRIDNTGTIAESVALMRQALAVPAAPVRA, from the coding sequence ATGACCGACATCGCAGCAATGGACAGTCTCGAGACCGGACGCCGGGCTCCGGTCGGTCCCGGCCGGCTGATCCTCGTCGTCGGGCCGAGCGGCGCGGGCAAGGACACGCTGATGAACGCGCTCCGGGCCGACCTCAGCGCCGATCCCCGCTTCGTCTTCACCCGCCGCCTGATCACCCGCGCCGCCGACGGGGCGACCGAGGATCACGACGTCATCGACCGGGCCGAGTATGACCGCCGCTGCGCCTGCGGCGAGGTCGCGCTGGCCTGGGAGGCGCATGGTCTCGGCTACATCCTGCCGCCGAGCGTCGACACCGCCGTGCGGCAAGGCCTCACGGTCATCGCCAACGGCGCCCGGCGCGCGCTGCCGCTGGCGCAGGCCAAGTATGCCCATGTCCGGGTGCTGCTGATCACCGCCCCACGCGAGATCCTTGCCGAGCGCCTCGCTGCCCGCGGCCGCGAAACGCGGGAGCAGATCGAGGCGCGCCTCGATCAGGCCGACCTCGACATGCCGGGGATTGACGGCCTTATCCGCATCGACAACACCGGCACCATCGCCGAGAGCGTCGCGCTCATGCGTCAGGCACTCGCCGTTCCGGCCGCCCCCGTGCGCGCCTGA
- the urtD gene encoding urea ABC transporter ATP-binding protein UrtD translates to MRQSSLLYLDGVSVSFDGFRALNSLSLVIEPGEMRAIIGPNGAGKTTMMDVITGKTRPDSGEVFFAGDTDLTRLDEAAIAELGIGRKFQKPTVFESHTVWDNLELALKAPRGPFSTLFHALRPAERARIEELLELIRLGSRRDDLAANLSHGQKQWLEIGMLLAQEPQLLLVDEPAAGMTDAETAETADLLRDINKTRSVVVVEHDMTFIRALGVKVTVLHEGSVLAEGSIDHVSSDERVVEVYLGR, encoded by the coding sequence ATGCGCCAGTCCAGCCTTCTCTATCTCGACGGCGTCAGCGTTTCCTTCGACGGGTTCCGCGCGCTCAACTCCCTCTCTCTGGTGATCGAGCCGGGCGAGATGCGGGCCATCATCGGCCCCAATGGCGCGGGCAAGACGACGATGATGGATGTCATCACCGGCAAGACCCGGCCCGACAGCGGCGAGGTGTTCTTTGCCGGCGACACGGACCTGACCCGCCTGGACGAGGCCGCGATCGCCGAGCTGGGCATCGGCCGCAAGTTCCAGAAGCCGACCGTGTTCGAGAGCCACACCGTCTGGGACAATCTGGAGCTGGCGCTGAAGGCGCCGCGCGGGCCGTTCTCGACCCTGTTCCACGCGCTGCGCCCGGCCGAACGGGCTCGCATCGAGGAGTTGCTGGAGCTGATCCGGCTTGGCAGTCGGCGGGATGATCTGGCCGCCAACCTCAGCCACGGCCAGAAGCAGTGGCTGGAGATCGGCATGCTGCTGGCGCAGGAACCGCAGCTGCTTCTGGTCGACGAGCCGGCAGCCGGCATGACCGATGCCGAGACCGCCGAGACGGCCGATCTCCTGCGCGACATCAACAAGACCCGCTCGGTCGTGGTGGTGGAACACGACATGACCTTCATCCGCGCGCTGGGCGTCAAGGTGACCGTGCTGCACGAGGGATCGGTGCTGGCCGAGGGGTCTATCGACCATGTGTCGTCGGACGAGCGGGTGGTGGAGGTTTATCTGGGGCGGTGA
- a CDS encoding DapH/DapD/GlmU-related protein — MDSVKTQAKLAETVVHATVRQREVTIGRHCEVLAHSRLEYASIGDFSYLGEYCEVADTVIGKFTAIANSVRIGAPNHPMDRPSQHRFTYCPEYYDPAASRDAGFFAERRAARVLVGNDVWIGHGAILLPGVTVGDGAVIAAGAVVSRDVAPYTIVGGVPARRIRDRFAPGIAERLSRIRWWDWPDELIFSRLSDFQQADIAAFCDSYDPER, encoded by the coding sequence ATGGACAGCGTCAAGACACAGGCCAAGCTGGCGGAAACGGTGGTCCATGCCACCGTGCGCCAGCGCGAGGTGACGATCGGCCGGCACTGCGAGGTGCTGGCCCACTCCCGGCTGGAATATGCCAGCATCGGCGACTTCAGCTATCTGGGCGAATATTGCGAGGTGGCGGATACGGTGATCGGCAAGTTCACCGCCATCGCCAATTCGGTGCGGATCGGCGCGCCGAACCACCCGATGGACCGGCCCTCGCAGCACCGCTTCACCTATTGCCCGGAGTATTATGACCCGGCCGCCAGCCGTGACGCCGGCTTCTTCGCCGAGCGCCGGGCTGCCCGTGTCCTTGTCGGCAATGACGTGTGGATCGGCCACGGCGCCATCCTCCTGCCCGGAGTGACCGTGGGCGACGGCGCCGTGATCGCCGCCGGTGCCGTCGTCAGCCGCGATGTGGCGCCCTACACCATCGTCGGCGGTGTGCCCGCGCGGCGGATCCGTGACCGCTTCGCGCCCGGGATCGCGGAACGGCTGTCCCGCATCCGCTGGTGGGACTGGCCGGATGAGCTGATTTTTTCCCGGCTCAGCGACTTTCAACAGGCGGACATCGCTGCCTTTTGCGATAGCTACGATCCGGAGCGCTGA
- the phnK gene encoding phosphonate C-P lyase system protein PhnK, whose translation MSEEPLLRASGVTRFYGDRLGCRDVSFELWPGEVLAIVGESGSGKTTLLNCLATRLAPTAGAIEYRMRDGAMRDLFQLTEAERRFLMRTDWGFVHQNAADGLRMTVSAGANVGERLMAVGNRHYGNIRGTALDWLERVEIDGTRIDDDPRAFSGGMRQRLQIARNLVTGPRLVFMDEPTGGLDVSVQARLLDLLRGLVADLGLSVVIVTHDLAVARLLSHRMIVMRNGEVIETGLTDQVLDDPQAPYTQLLVSSILQV comes from the coding sequence CTGAGCGAAGAGCCCCTGCTGCGGGCCAGCGGCGTCACCCGCTTCTACGGCGACCGCCTGGGCTGCCGTGATGTCTCCTTCGAGCTGTGGCCGGGCGAGGTTCTGGCCATCGTCGGCGAGAGCGGATCGGGCAAGACCACTCTCCTGAACTGCCTCGCCACCCGCCTCGCCCCGACCGCCGGTGCCATCGAGTACCGCATGCGCGACGGCGCGATGCGCGACCTGTTCCAGCTGACCGAGGCCGAGCGCCGCTTCCTGATGCGCACCGACTGGGGCTTCGTGCACCAGAACGCCGCCGATGGCCTGCGCATGACCGTGTCCGCCGGGGCCAATGTCGGCGAGCGGCTGATGGCTGTCGGCAACCGCCACTATGGCAACATCCGCGGCACGGCGCTTGACTGGCTCGAGCGCGTCGAGATCGACGGCACCCGCATCGATGACGACCCGCGCGCCTTCTCCGGCGGCATGCGCCAGCGCCTGCAGATCGCCCGCAATCTCGTCACCGGTCCGCGCCTTGTGTTCATGGACGAGCCCACCGGCGGTCTCGACGTGTCGGTGCAGGCGCGCCTTCTGGACTTGCTGCGTGGCCTCGTGGCCGATCTCGGCCTGTCGGTGGTCATCGTCACGCATGACCTCGCTGTCGCCCGCCTGCTGTCGCATCGCATGATCGTCATGCGCAATGGCGAGGTGATCGAGACCGGCCTGACCGATCAGGTGCTGGACGACCCGCAGGCGCCCTACACCCAGCTTCTCGTCTCTTCCATCCTCCAGGTCTGA
- the urtE gene encoding urea ABC transporter ATP-binding subunit UrtE: MLSVEKIDLHYGAAQALKAVSLEAKVGEVTCVMGRNGVGKTSTLRAIAGQQGISAGRILWEGQDISRLAPHQRARLGIAVVPQGREIFPLLSVKENLETGYAPLAWRDRRIPGEIFDLFPVLKAMLSRRGGDLSGGQQQQLAIARALVTRPRLLILDEPTEGIQPSIIKDIGRAIDWLRQQGTMAIVLVEQYFEFARDLADRFAVMDRGEVVMSGVRAELDEAQVRRHLTV, encoded by the coding sequence ATGCTGAGCGTTGAGAAGATTGATCTGCACTACGGGGCCGCACAGGCGTTGAAGGCGGTGTCGCTGGAGGCGAAGGTGGGGGAAGTGACCTGCGTCATGGGGCGAAATGGCGTGGGCAAGACCTCGACCCTGCGCGCCATTGCCGGACAGCAGGGCATCAGCGCCGGCCGCATCCTCTGGGAGGGGCAGGACATCTCCAGGCTCGCGCCGCACCAGCGCGCCCGGCTGGGCATCGCGGTGGTGCCGCAGGGGCGCGAGATCTTCCCGCTCCTGAGCGTGAAGGAAAACCTCGAGACCGGCTATGCGCCGCTGGCCTGGCGCGACCGCCGGATCCCGGGCGAGATCTTTGATCTGTTCCCCGTGCTGAAGGCGATGCTGTCGCGTCGCGGTGGCGACCTTTCGGGCGGCCAGCAGCAGCAGCTCGCCATTGCCCGCGCCCTCGTCACCCGGCCGCGCTTGCTCATTCTCGACGAGCCGACCGAGGGCATCCAGCCGTCGATCATCAAGGACATCGGCCGGGCCATCGACTGGCTGCGGCAGCAGGGCACCATGGCCATCGTGCTGGTCGAGCAGTACTTCGAGTTCGCCCGCGATCTCGCCGACCGTTTTGCGGTCATGGACCGGGGGGAGGTCGTCATGTCCGGTGTCCGGGCCGAGCTGGACGAGGCGCAGGTGCGCCGTCATCTCACGGTCTAG
- a CDS encoding AsmA family protein — protein sequence MKRALIALAGAGLLVGTAAVVLPLFLPRDAIKARVVQELEAATGWHLRIDGPVAISLLPTLTLSASDVGLAGAGGAEGLEFAQAEAVQFSLAWGALVGGAVQVTGVRLDSPRLALTVDAEGRTSWAPRQPMKRIESVFTQFGGPAPAPEAGPETPPVEVTGGDQAAVQELAGLTRIGFDDIVIRQGELSYADERSGRTLALTAVDARLSVPDLSGPAKLTGTAVWEGQALTIAAEADSPVKLAGGAAAAVAATLSSGKASLTAKGSLGLAPLALDLRLDGEAASLADATLLAGLGADAAPALAGAVKLGGRIAASPAEVLVHEATLGVGSLALSGAAQAELGGKAPRITGRVQSTGGTLADILTLTGRSLPAEGSFATDLTFAASGQSTAELLASLELAGSVTLKDGRVTGLGLASLAGGDPSADALTGLNMTAKFDGLGKPVGVTGQVSWRGEPFAIRGKVTPAPMLAGLPAPIDIRAQGQRVTLGFDGRVTGAEGVSGDLLVETADLRALLGWLGRPLPRGEGLKAFSLAGQLQLAPEAVRFAGARFALDGIKGTGEGSLRFGAVPKLTATLALESLPLDPYLGAATTGGGGAGGKTPRAGAAAPGGWSNTPVDFGGLGAVDADLTLTAGAITWDKIRIGESALAVTILDGTLAASLERMALYGGTGKGNLSIEGGARQPRIGATLELAGLNGRDFLRDATGLSWLQGVAALSFDLSSQGSSEAELVGNLAGSARVGFTDGAILGVNIPKMVRGLAVETLLGWQTAKDNQTDFNSLSASFSLQNGVAVSSDLVMTGPLVQMTGGGTTDMPAMTLDWRVEPRIVPVLEGIAPQPRKKGEDKQMGGLGVPIVIRGPWAKPQIYPDIQGILENPAAAYQQLEELGGGFVKLLRAKPEDVLTATAGRLLDQATGGRTQIDVQKVLDGEVNDQEVLKAVEEGFGLPQGFLGSLGVPGLQTGETASGAQSGPVVIPEQPVAPPPP from the coding sequence ATGAAGCGTGCGCTGATCGCCTTGGCCGGGGCCGGGCTGCTCGTCGGGACGGCTGCCGTCGTGCTGCCCCTGTTCCTGCCTAGGGATGCCATCAAGGCGCGGGTCGTGCAGGAGCTGGAAGCGGCCACCGGCTGGCATCTGCGCATCGACGGTCCCGTTGCCATCTCCCTGCTTCCGACCCTCACCCTGTCGGCGAGCGATGTCGGCCTTGCCGGTGCAGGCGGGGCCGAAGGCCTCGAGTTCGCGCAGGCGGAGGCGGTGCAGTTCTCGCTGGCCTGGGGTGCCCTGGTCGGCGGCGCGGTGCAGGTCACCGGGGTCCGGCTCGACAGCCCCCGTCTGGCCCTGACGGTGGACGCCGAGGGACGGACCAGCTGGGCGCCGCGCCAGCCCATGAAGCGGATCGAGAGCGTCTTCACCCAGTTCGGTGGTCCGGCGCCGGCGCCGGAGGCCGGGCCCGAGACCCCGCCGGTGGAAGTCACCGGTGGCGATCAGGCCGCCGTGCAGGAACTGGCGGGTCTGACCCGCATCGGCTTCGACGACATCGTCATCCGCCAGGGAGAGCTGAGCTACGCTGACGAGCGCAGTGGCCGTACCCTCGCGCTCACCGCCGTTGACGCCCGCCTTTCCGTCCCCGATCTCTCCGGGCCGGCGAAGCTGACCGGCACGGCCGTCTGGGAGGGCCAGGCCCTCACCATTGCCGCCGAGGCGGATTCCCCGGTGAAGCTTGCCGGCGGCGCTGCGGCGGCGGTTGCGGCCACCCTGTCCTCCGGCAAGGCGAGCCTGACGGCAAAGGGCAGCCTCGGGCTGGCGCCGCTTGCGCTTGATCTCAGGCTGGACGGTGAGGCTGCCTCGCTGGCCGATGCGACGCTGCTGGCCGGTCTTGGTGCGGATGCCGCGCCGGCGCTGGCCGGGGCGGTGAAGCTTGGCGGGCGCATTGCCGCGAGCCCGGCGGAAGTCCTGGTGCATGAGGCGACGCTCGGGGTCGGCAGCCTTGCCCTCTCCGGGGCGGCCCAGGCCGAGCTCGGCGGCAAGGCGCCGCGCATCACCGGACGGGTGCAGTCCACCGGCGGCACGCTTGCCGACATCCTGACCCTGACCGGCCGCAGCCTTCCGGCCGAAGGCTCCTTCGCGACCGACCTCACCTTTGCCGCTTCCGGGCAGAGCACGGCCGAACTGCTCGCAAGCCTCGAGCTGGCCGGCAGCGTCACCCTCAAGGACGGCCGGGTGACCGGCCTTGGTCTTGCCTCGCTCGCCGGCGGCGATCCGTCTGCCGATGCGCTGACCGGGCTCAACATGACGGCGAAGTTCGACGGTCTGGGCAAGCCCGTGGGCGTGACGGGCCAGGTCAGCTGGCGCGGCGAGCCCTTTGCCATCCGCGGCAAGGTCACGCCGGCACCGATGCTGGCCGGACTGCCCGCGCCGATCGACATTCGTGCCCAGGGCCAGCGCGTGACGCTCGGCTTTGATGGGCGCGTCACCGGCGCCGAAGGCGTGTCGGGGGACCTGCTCGTGGAGACGGCGGACCTGCGCGCTCTGCTCGGCTGGCTCGGCCGGCCGTTGCCACGCGGCGAGGGGCTCAAGGCCTTTTCACTGGCTGGCCAGCTGCAGCTCGCGCCGGAGGCGGTCCGGTTTGCGGGCGCGCGCTTTGCCCTGGACGGCATAAAGGGCACGGGCGAGGGCAGCCTGCGCTTCGGCGCGGTTCCCAAACTCACCGCCACGCTGGCGCTGGAGAGCCTGCCGCTCGACCCCTATCTCGGGGCCGCGACGACAGGCGGCGGCGGGGCTGGTGGCAAGACCCCGCGCGCCGGCGCGGCGGCGCCGGGGGGCTGGAGCAACACGCCGGTCGATTTCGGCGGGCTTGGCGCAGTCGATGCCGACCTGACGCTCACGGCCGGCGCCATCACGTGGGACAAGATCCGCATCGGCGAAAGCGCGCTTGCGGTCACGATCCTCGACGGGACACTCGCCGCGAGCCTTGAGCGCATGGCCCTCTATGGCGGCACCGGCAAGGGCAACCTGTCGATCGAGGGGGGAGCGCGCCAGCCGCGCATCGGCGCGACCCTCGAGCTTGCCGGCCTGAACGGGCGCGACTTCCTGCGCGACGCCACGGGCCTCTCCTGGCTGCAGGGTGTCGCGGCCCTGTCGTTCGATCTCTCGAGCCAGGGCAGCAGCGAGGCCGAACTGGTGGGCAATCTCGCTGGTTCGGCCCGTGTCGGCTTCACGGACGGCGCCATTCTCGGCGTCAACATTCCCAAGATGGTGCGCGGACTTGCGGTGGAAACGCTGCTCGGCTGGCAGACGGCCAAAGACAACCAGACCGACTTCAACAGCCTCAGCGCCTCCTTCTCGCTGCAGAACGGCGTGGCGGTCAGCAGCGATCTCGTCATGACCGGACCTCTGGTGCAGATGACCGGCGGCGGCACCACCGACATGCCGGCGATGACGCTCGACTGGCGCGTCGAACCCCGCATCGTGCCGGTGCTGGAGGGCATCGCGCCGCAGCCGCGCAAGAAGGGTGAGGACAAGCAGATGGGCGGCCTCGGCGTGCCCATCGTCATTCGCGGACCCTGGGCCAAGCCGCAGATCTATCCGGACATCCAGGGCATCCTGGAAAATCCGGCGGCCGCCTACCAGCAGCTGGAAGAGCTGGGCGGGGGCTTCGTCAAGCTGCTGCGGGCCAAGCCCGAGGACGTGCTCACGGCCACTGCCGGCCGGCTGCTCGACCAGGCCACCGGCGGCCGCACCCAGATCGACGTGCAGAAGGTTCTGGACGGCGAGGTCAATGACCAGGAGGTGCTGAAGGCGGTGGAAGAGGGCTTCGGCCTGCCGCAAGGCTTCCTCGGGTCGCTCGGGGTGCCCGGCCTGCAGACCGGCGAGACGGCGTCCGGCGCCCAGTCCGGTCCGGTCGTCATCCCCGAGCAGCCGGTCGCCCCTCCGCCTCCCTGA
- a CDS encoding alpha-D-ribose 1-methylphosphonate 5-phosphate C-P-lyase PhnJ, whose product MTAQSITETEGEYNFAYLDEQTKRMIRRAILKGIAIPGYQVPFAAREMPMPYGWGTGGVQVTAAVLGREDTLKVIDQGSDDTTNAVAIRGFFEKTAQVKTTSATKDATIIQTRHRIPEKELTEDQILVFQVPIPEPLRFLEPRETETRKMHALEEYGLMHVKLYEDIAHHGRIATTYAYPVKVADRYVMDPSPTPKFDNPKIDNMKALQLYGAGREKRIYAIPPYTKVKSLDFDDHPFEVQKFDKPCGLCGARHVYLDEVVLDDKGGRMFVCSDSDYCEERRAEGHVGDMAANPAASHLAGKASGAAKTEAGE is encoded by the coding sequence ATGACCGCACAGTCCATCACCGAGACCGAGGGCGAGTACAACTTCGCCTATCTGGACGAGCAGACCAAGCGGATGATCCGCCGTGCCATCCTCAAGGGCATTGCCATTCCCGGCTACCAGGTTCCCTTCGCCGCCCGCGAGATGCCCATGCCCTACGGCTGGGGCACCGGCGGCGTGCAGGTGACCGCCGCCGTGCTGGGCCGCGAGGACACGCTGAAGGTCATTGACCAGGGCTCCGACGACACCACCAATGCGGTCGCGATCCGTGGCTTCTTTGAAAAGACGGCGCAGGTGAAGACCACCTCGGCGACGAAGGACGCCACCATCATCCAGACCCGGCACCGCATCCCGGAGAAGGAGCTGACCGAGGACCAGATCCTCGTCTTCCAGGTTCCGATCCCCGAGCCGCTGCGTTTCCTGGAACCGCGCGAGACCGAGACCCGCAAGATGCACGCGCTTGAGGAATATGGCCTCATGCATGTGAAGCTTTACGAGGACATCGCCCACCACGGCCGCATCGCCACGACCTATGCCTATCCGGTGAAGGTCGCCGACCGCTACGTGATGGATCCCTCGCCGACGCCGAAATTCGACAATCCGAAGATCGACAACATGAAGGCACTGCAGCTCTACGGCGCTGGCCGCGAGAAGCGCATCTACGCCATCCCGCCCTACACCAAGGTCAAGAGCCTCGACTTCGACGACCATCCCTTCGAGGTGCAGAAGTTCGACAAGCCCTGCGGCCTTTGCGGCGCGCGGCATGTCTATCTCGATGAGGTGGTGCTCGATGACAAGGGCGGGCGCATGTTCGTCTGTTCCGACAGCGACTATTGCGAGGAACGCCGCGCTGAAGGGCATGTCGGCGACATGGCCGCCAATCCGGCAGCATCGCATTTAGCCGGCAAAGCATCCGGCGCAGCCAAGACGGAGGCGGGCGAATGA
- the phnL gene encoding phosphonate C-P lyase system protein PhnL gives MRTRLCLNDVGKTFTMHLQGGLAIPVVAGVSFAVDAGECVVLGGPSGAGKSSILKMIYGNYRCERGQILVTEDEKIVNIASAAPRQVLALRQKTIGYVSQFLRVIPRVSAENVVAEPLIAQGTGEAAARKVARDLLARLNVPEALWGLPPATFSGGEQQRVNIARGFIAHYPLLLLDEPTASLDAANRAVVIDLVNEKKQQGVAMLGILHDLDVREVIADRVVDVSGFSARAA, from the coding sequence ATGCGCACCCGTCTTTGTCTCAATGACGTCGGCAAGACCTTCACCATGCACCTGCAGGGCGGTCTGGCCATTCCCGTGGTGGCTGGTGTCAGCTTTGCGGTGGATGCCGGCGAATGCGTCGTGCTTGGCGGCCCGTCCGGCGCCGGCAAGAGCTCGATCCTGAAGATGATCTACGGCAACTACCGCTGCGAACGCGGCCAGATCCTGGTCACCGAGGACGAGAAGATCGTCAACATCGCCAGTGCCGCCCCGCGTCAGGTGCTGGCCCTGCGCCAGAAGACCATCGGCTATGTCAGCCAGTTCCTGCGCGTCATCCCGCGCGTGTCGGCCGAGAACGTCGTTGCCGAACCGCTGATCGCCCAGGGCACCGGCGAGGCCGCCGCCCGCAAGGTCGCACGCGACCTGCTGGCCCGGCTGAACGTGCCGGAAGCCCTGTGGGGCCTGCCGCCCGCCACCTTCTCCGGCGGCGAGCAGCAGCGCGTCAACATCGCCCGCGGCTTCATCGCCCACTACCCGCTGCTGCTGCTGGACGAGCCGACCGCCTCGCTGGACGCCGCCAACCGCGCGGTGGTGATCGACCTCGTCAACGAGAAGAAGCAGCAGGGCGTTGCCATGCTCGGCATCCTGCATGACCTCGACGTGCGCGAGGTCATCGCCGACCGCGTTGTCGACGTTTCTGGCTTCTCGGCCCGGGCGGCCTGA
- a CDS encoding DUF1045 domain-containing protein: MRYAVYYTAPVDAELTRLGATWLGRDAVTDTPLTQPEVDGLTADEVASLTTDPRRYGFHATLKAPFSLKDGVSEADLVDGFRRFCARAAAFEIPALDVTLLGRFLALTPQPASADINAFAAACVTAFEPFRAPLSEADIARRMASGLNARQQELLAAWGYPYIFEDFRFHMTLSVKLDDDVARAALQQAAETYFASVIRRPHAIASLGLFREPERNAPFRMVEVLPLTGALSPAEPTLGQAL; the protein is encoded by the coding sequence ATGCGTTATGCCGTCTATTACACCGCCCCCGTCGATGCGGAGCTGACCCGCCTGGGTGCCACATGGCTCGGCCGCGATGCCGTGACGGATACGCCGCTGACGCAGCCGGAGGTCGACGGGCTGACGGCGGACGAGGTGGCAAGCCTGACGACCGATCCGCGCCGCTACGGCTTCCACGCGACGCTGAAGGCACCGTTCTCGCTGAAGGATGGCGTCAGCGAGGCCGATCTGGTCGACGGCTTCCGCCGCTTCTGCGCCCGCGCGGCCGCCTTCGAGATCCCGGCCCTGGACGTGACCCTGCTCGGCCGTTTCCTCGCCCTGACGCCGCAGCCGGCGAGCGCCGACATCAATGCCTTTGCCGCCGCCTGCGTCACCGCCTTCGAGCCGTTCCGCGCTCCCCTCAGCGAGGCCGACATCGCCCGGCGCATGGCCTCCGGCCTCAACGCCCGCCAGCAGGAGCTGCTGGCTGCCTGGGGCTATCCTTACATCTTCGAGGACTTCCGCTTTCACATGACCCTGTCGGTGAAGCTGGATGACGATGTCGCGCGCGCCGCGCTGCAGCAGGCGGCCGAGACGTATTTCGCCTCTGTCATCCGCCGCCCGCACGCCATCGCCAGCCTTGGCCTCTTCCGCGAACCCGAGCGCAACGCCCCCTTCAGGATGGTGGAGGTGCTGCCGCTCACGGGCGCGCTTTCGCCCGCCGAGCCGACGCTCGGCCAGGCGCTCTGA